One segment of Stappia sp. 28M-7 DNA contains the following:
- a CDS encoding YggS family pyridoxal phosphate-dependent enzyme, with protein MTKDQSVERLTAVLQKIAAAEEVREGNPGPVTLVAVSKTFDADAIRPVIAAGARVFGENKVQEAQEKWPALKAEYPDIELRLLGPLQSNKARDAVALFDVIESVDREKIAAEISREIARQGRSPRLYVQVNTGREPQKAGIDPDEAIAFVERCRDVHGLTIEGLMCIPPAGEDPAPHFELLAALADKAGLARRSMGMSGDYEKAVIYGATSVRVGSAIFGARTYA; from the coding sequence ATGACCAAGGATCAATCGGTGGAGCGGCTGACCGCAGTCCTGCAGAAGATCGCGGCGGCGGAAGAGGTGCGCGAGGGCAATCCCGGCCCGGTGACGCTGGTCGCCGTCTCCAAGACCTTCGATGCGGATGCGATCCGCCCGGTGATCGCCGCAGGGGCCCGCGTGTTCGGCGAGAACAAGGTGCAGGAGGCGCAGGAGAAGTGGCCGGCGCTGAAGGCCGAGTATCCCGACATCGAGCTGCGCCTGCTCGGGCCGCTGCAGTCCAACAAGGCGAGGGATGCGGTCGCCCTGTTCGACGTGATTGAGTCCGTCGACCGGGAGAAGATCGCCGCCGAGATCTCCCGCGAGATCGCCCGCCAGGGCCGCAGCCCGCGCCTCTATGTGCAGGTGAATACGGGGCGCGAGCCGCAGAAGGCCGGCATCGATCCGGACGAGGCCATCGCCTTTGTCGAGCGCTGCCGGGATGTGCACGGGCTGACCATCGAGGGGCTGATGTGCATCCCGCCGGCAGGCGAGGATCCCGCGCCGCATTTCGAGCTGCTGGCCGCGCTCGCCGACAAGGCGGGCCTTGCGCGCCGGTCCATGGGCATGTCCGGCGACTACGAGAAGGCGGTGATCTACGGCGCGACCAGCGTACGCGTCGGCTCGGCCATCTTCGGCGCCCGCACCTATGCCTGA
- the ilvD gene encoding dihydroxy-acid dehydratase, with product MPYNERSKTISQGVERSPNRAMFYGLGYTKEDFDNPMIGIANGHSTITPCNAGLQPLADVAVKAIKEAGANPQIFGVPTISDGMSMGTEGMKYSLISREVIADCVEMTVQGQWMDGVLVLGGCDKNKPGGMIGIVRANVPAIYVYGGTIKPGKWKGQDLSVISAFEAVGAIKAGRMSEEDFEGIERNACPTTGACGGMYTANTMSSSFEALGMALLYSSTMANIDQEKFDSTAESARVLVEAVKKGLKPRDIVTRKSVENAITLVMATGGSTNAVLHYLAICHAAEVEWTLDDFERIRRKVPVICDLKPSGKYMAVDLHKAGGVPQILKILLNAGLLHGDCMTITGRTLAEELAHVPDAPPADQDVIRPIEGALYPEGHLAILRGNLAEDGAVAKITGLKSTSITGPARVFDDEQSAMDAILSDRIRPGDVLVLRYLGPRGGPGMPEMLAPTSAIIGRGLGADVGLITDGRFSGGSWGMLVGHVTPEAYEGGTIALVEEGDTITIDASRQLLQLEVDDEELARRRANWRQPEPRYRNGVLGKFAQLALPANKGAVTG from the coding sequence GTGCCATACAACGAGCGTTCGAAGACGATTTCGCAAGGGGTCGAGCGTTCGCCGAACAGGGCCATGTTCTATGGCCTCGGCTACACCAAGGAAGATTTCGACAACCCGATGATCGGCATTGCCAACGGGCATTCGACGATCACGCCCTGCAACGCCGGTCTCCAGCCGCTCGCCGATGTGGCGGTGAAGGCGATCAAGGAGGCGGGCGCCAACCCGCAGATCTTCGGCGTGCCCACCATTTCCGACGGCATGTCGATGGGCACGGAAGGCATGAAGTACTCGCTGATCTCGCGCGAGGTCATCGCCGACTGCGTCGAGATGACGGTGCAGGGCCAGTGGATGGACGGCGTGCTGGTGCTGGGCGGCTGCGACAAGAACAAGCCCGGCGGCATGATCGGCATCGTCCGCGCCAACGTCCCGGCGATCTACGTTTATGGCGGCACCATCAAGCCGGGCAAGTGGAAGGGGCAGGACCTGTCGGTCATCTCCGCCTTCGAGGCTGTCGGCGCGATCAAGGCCGGCCGCATGAGCGAAGAGGACTTCGAGGGCATCGAGCGCAACGCCTGCCCGACGACCGGCGCATGCGGGGGCATGTACACCGCCAACACCATGAGCTCCTCCTTCGAGGCGCTCGGCATGGCGCTGCTCTACTCCTCGACCATGGCCAATATCGACCAGGAGAAGTTCGACTCCACGGCCGAGTCCGCCCGCGTTCTCGTCGAGGCGGTGAAGAAGGGCCTGAAGCCGCGTGACATCGTCACCCGCAAGAGCGTCGAGAACGCGATCACCCTGGTGATGGCGACCGGCGGCTCCACCAACGCGGTGCTGCACTACCTGGCCATCTGCCACGCGGCCGAGGTCGAGTGGACGCTCGACGATTTCGAGCGGATCCGCCGCAAGGTTCCGGTGATCTGCGATCTCAAGCCGTCCGGCAAGTACATGGCGGTCGACCTGCACAAGGCGGGCGGCGTGCCGCAGATCCTCAAGATCCTGCTGAATGCCGGCCTGCTGCACGGCGACTGCATGACCATCACCGGCCGCACCCTGGCCGAGGAACTGGCCCATGTGCCGGATGCCCCGCCCGCCGACCAGGACGTCATCCGGCCGATCGAGGGCGCACTCTATCCGGAAGGCCACCTTGCGATCCTTCGCGGCAACCTGGCCGAGGACGGCGCGGTGGCCAAGATCACCGGCCTGAAGTCGACCTCGATCACCGGCCCGGCGCGCGTCTTCGACGACGAGCAGTCGGCGATGGACGCGATCCTCTCCGACCGCATCCGCCCCGGCGATGTGCTGGTGCTGCGCTATCTCGGCCCGCGCGGCGGACCGGGCATGCCGGAGATGCTGGCCCCGACCTCGGCGATCATCGGCCGCGGTCTCGGCGCCGATGTCGGCCTGATCACCGACGGCCGTTTCTCGGGCGGCTCGTGGGGCATGCTGGTTGGCCACGTCACGCCGGAGGCCTATGAGGGCGGCACCATCGCGCTCGTCGAGGAAGGCGACACGATCACCATCGACGCCTCGCGCCAGCTGCTGCAGCTGGAGGTGGACGACGAGGAACTGGCCCGGCGCCGCGCCAACTGGCGCCAGCCGGAGCCGCGCTACCGCAACGGCGTTCTCGGCAAGTTCGCCCAGCTCGCGCTGCCCGCCAACAAGGGCGCGGTGACGGGCTGA
- a CDS encoding acyl carrier protein, whose translation MTAPDLMSVQKNLLAYLMENSGVNVSGGIDPEENLLDSGILDSLGIAEVTEYMEKEFGIAIDEDEITSQNYKTLNALSGFCHSKITSAAA comes from the coding sequence GTGACTGCACCCGACCTGATGAGCGTACAGAAGAACCTGCTCGCCTACCTGATGGAAAACTCCGGCGTGAACGTTTCGGGCGGCATCGACCCGGAAGAGAACCTGCTGGACAGCGGCATTCTCGACTCCCTCGGCATCGCCGAGGTCACCGAATACATGGAAAAGGAATTCGGCATCGCCATCGACGAGGACGAGATCACCTCGCAGAACTACAAGACGCTGAACGCGCTCTCCGGTTTCTGTCACAGCAAGATCACGTCAGCGGCGGCGTAA
- a CDS encoding cobalamin-dependent protein (Presence of a B(12) (cobalamin)-binding domain implies dependence on cobalamin itself, in one of its several forms, or in some unusual lineages, dependence on a cobalamin-like analog.) → MTRIKADLILVHAPAIFDFRNRDDFVLGWYSSQESSNVTPIFEMHPLGFLSIKSFLAERGLDVKIVNLASLMLKHPTLDVEKLFQYLDAPAFGIDLHWLPHCQGSIEVAGVLKKVHPDSFVVFGGIVSTYYAREMMQYPQIDGVIRGYDTLEPLADLVGQLKRGVRGRLDVQNMVYKDKGEVVDNGHTYTPDVLNDVAIDWSKMFPKTDNLLNMPNLMVLPNTGCQQSCGWCSGSRWAYQRMMNVEKKTVFHRRSEQLAREITTFPKTESPLSVYTLQAYSESAPRLLSYLEAVNDSGVVSSVSFEQFRLTKPSVLKQMAEVAPNLDIYINLSPQSHDVEISRLSGRGTYTNEEMEDWIAAALDVGIKGFYLWYTIGMPKQTHASVMETVAYSRRLMQRFPNDKVIPTIFGMVPFLDPGCQWFEQPEEHGYTVFHRDLESHRKSLTQPRWRDAMNYETKWMKRDEFLPSMYEAMQVMANDKAEFGRITKRSIKIVNDRIDHLRYLTGSVDRAYELDGGLSASLRQEIGRHNDEILSYAADVALVKKPLSGRWYDDHTVPADIIEACTGAARAA, encoded by the coding sequence ATGACACGCATCAAGGCCGACCTGATCCTGGTCCACGCACCGGCGATCTTCGACTTCCGCAACCGGGACGACTTCGTTCTCGGCTGGTATTCCAGCCAGGAGAGCAGCAACGTCACCCCGATCTTCGAGATGCACCCGCTCGGCTTCCTGTCGATCAAGAGCTTCCTTGCCGAGCGCGGGCTGGACGTGAAGATCGTCAACCTGGCGTCGCTGATGCTGAAGCACCCCACGCTCGACGTGGAGAAGCTGTTCCAGTATCTCGACGCCCCCGCCTTCGGCATCGACCTGCACTGGCTGCCCCACTGCCAGGGCTCCATCGAAGTCGCCGGGGTGCTGAAGAAGGTGCACCCCGACAGCTTCGTCGTCTTCGGCGGCATCGTCTCCACCTACTATGCCCGCGAGATGATGCAGTACCCGCAGATCGACGGCGTCATCCGCGGCTACGACACGCTGGAGCCGCTGGCCGATCTCGTCGGGCAGCTCAAGCGCGGCGTACGCGGGCGCCTCGACGTCCAGAACATGGTCTACAAGGACAAGGGGGAAGTCGTCGACAACGGCCATACCTACACGCCCGACGTGCTCAACGACGTGGCGATCGACTGGTCGAAGATGTTCCCCAAGACCGACAACCTGCTGAACATGCCGAACCTGATGGTGCTGCCGAACACCGGCTGCCAGCAGAGCTGCGGCTGGTGCTCGGGCTCGCGCTGGGCCTATCAGCGGATGATGAACGTGGAGAAGAAGACCGTCTTCCACCGCCGCTCGGAGCAGCTGGCGCGGGAGATCACCACCTTCCCCAAGACCGAGTCCCCGCTCAGCGTCTACACGCTGCAGGCCTACTCGGAATCCGCCCCGCGCCTGCTCTCCTACCTGGAGGCGGTCAACGACAGCGGCGTCGTCAGTTCGGTCTCCTTCGAGCAGTTCCGCCTGACCAAGCCGTCCGTGCTCAAGCAGATGGCCGAGGTCGCGCCCAACCTCGACATCTACATCAACCTGTCGCCGCAATCGCACGACGTGGAGATCAGCCGGCTCAGCGGGCGCGGCACCTATACCAACGAGGAGATGGAGGACTGGATCGCCGCCGCGCTCGATGTCGGCATCAAGGGCTTCTACCTCTGGTACACGATCGGCATGCCGAAGCAGACCCATGCCTCGGTAATGGAGACGGTCGCCTATTCGCGCCGGCTGATGCAGCGCTTCCCGAACGACAAGGTGATCCCGACGATCTTCGGCATGGTGCCGTTCCTCGATCCGGGCTGCCAGTGGTTCGAGCAGCCGGAGGAGCACGGCTACACGGTGTTCCACCGCGATCTTGAGTCCCATCGCAAGTCGCTCACCCAGCCGCGCTGGCGCGACGCGATGAACTACGAGACCAAGTGGATGAAGCGCGACGAGTTCCTGCCCAGCATGTACGAGGCCATGCAGGTCATGGCCAACGACAAGGCGGAGTTCGGCCGCATCACCAAGCGCTCGATCAAGATCGTCAACGACCGCATCGACCACCTGCGCTACCTCACGGGCTCCGTCGACCGGGCCTATGAGCTCGACGGCGGGCTGTCCGCCTCGCTGCGCCAGGAGATCGGCCGGCACAACGACGAGATCCTCTCCTACGCGGCCGATGTCGCGCTGGTGAAGAAGCCTCTGTCGGGCCGCTGGTACGACGACCACACGGTGCCGGCGGACATCATCGAGGCCTGCACCGGGGCGGCACGGGCCGCCTGA
- a CDS encoding LysR family transcriptional regulator, whose translation MNLRRLKFFVTVAEELHFGRAAERLCMTQPPLSQAILALEEELSVTLFKRTKRNVALTPVGEHLLSHVSKLLQEVEALPALARQLSRGEIGSLKLGFVTTADYNLLPELISHYGATFPEVKVTLKEMTSDLQVEALMQGDINAGLIIPLHQTLHTSLSYLPLLHEPLVAAVPEEWVRAGRVEIVNGRLKIQDVAEEPLVLFPRRSAPAFHDIITTYFAANGIEPVIGQEAIQMQTIISLVSAGMGFALVPGSLRRLGRMGVRYVGLEGKPPTIETGLVWRKEDPSPTVLRLVEIARSLGEPVSDDDGSAGEGRGNGRGDGLGGGAPGVGLPEAAMVHARHDLNSHGHAGRLD comes from the coding sequence ATGAATCTGAGAAGGCTCAAGTTCTTTGTAACGGTTGCGGAAGAGTTGCATTTCGGCAGGGCTGCCGAACGCCTCTGTATGACGCAACCTCCGCTCAGTCAGGCCATTCTGGCATTGGAGGAGGAACTGTCCGTCACGCTGTTCAAGCGGACGAAACGAAATGTCGCGCTGACGCCTGTCGGCGAGCACCTTCTGTCCCACGTGAGCAAGCTGCTGCAGGAGGTCGAAGCGCTGCCGGCGCTGGCGCGCCAGCTTTCCCGGGGCGAGATCGGCTCGCTCAAGCTCGGTTTCGTCACGACGGCGGACTACAATCTGCTGCCGGAGCTGATCAGCCACTACGGCGCCACCTTTCCGGAGGTGAAGGTGACGCTGAAGGAGATGACCAGCGACCTGCAGGTCGAGGCGTTGATGCAGGGGGACATCAATGCCGGGCTGATCATTCCGCTGCACCAGACCCTGCACACCTCGCTGTCCTATCTGCCGTTGCTGCATGAGCCGCTGGTGGCGGCGGTGCCGGAAGAGTGGGTGCGGGCAGGGCGTGTGGAGATCGTCAACGGCCGGCTGAAGATCCAGGACGTTGCCGAGGAACCCCTGGTTCTGTTCCCGCGGCGCTCCGCGCCGGCCTTCCACGACATCATCACCACCTATTTCGCCGCGAACGGCATCGAGCCCGTCATCGGCCAGGAAGCGATCCAGATGCAGACCATCATCAGCCTGGTCTCGGCCGGGATGGGCTTTGCGCTGGTGCCCGGCTCGCTGCGCCGGCTGGGGCGCATGGGGGTGCGGTATGTCGGCCTGGAAGGCAAGCCGCCGACGATCGAGACCGGCCTCGTCTGGCGCAAGGAAGATCCCTCGCCGACGGTGCTGCGCCTGGTGGAGATCGCCCGCAGCCTGGGCGAGCCCGTGTCCGACGACGACGGCAGCGCGGGCGAGGGCCGGGGCAATGGCCGCGGCGACGGGCTGGGCGGAGGAGCGCCGGGCGTCGGCCTGCCCGAGGCGGCGATGGTGCATGCCCGCCACGACCTGAACAGCCACGGCCACGCCGGCCGGCTGGACTGA
- a CDS encoding TRAP transporter small permease has product MSMTSTIGPGALLGALRRASDMVNRATILVCAVLLAVMLLVSAAGIMLELGLALAGRFDRADLFDSGPLAFAYANTRPSLFRLFLPWLGMLSITVAFKYGEHIAILAVARRLPRWAARLAQAVNLAAIGLFALALVWYGFGFFREASNLYIISPSLQVTHHWTAASVPVAGAILCLHLVDGMALLEERGAISAAAEEVEAAEAELEFGDGPPTGAGEPDDAGAREAGTATARRIAEVAG; this is encoded by the coding sequence ATGAGCATGACTTCCACCATTGGGCCGGGAGCGCTTCTTGGCGCCCTGCGCCGGGCCAGTGACATGGTCAACCGCGCCACCATCCTCGTCTGCGCGGTTCTGCTTGCCGTGATGCTGCTCGTCTCGGCGGCCGGCATCATGCTGGAACTCGGCTTGGCGCTGGCGGGGCGCTTCGACAGGGCGGACCTGTTCGACAGCGGGCCGCTGGCCTTCGCCTATGCCAACACCCGTCCCTCGCTGTTCCGCCTGTTCCTGCCCTGGCTCGGCATGCTCAGCATCACCGTCGCGTTCAAGTATGGCGAGCATATCGCCATTCTTGCCGTGGCGCGGCGGCTGCCCCGCTGGGCCGCGCGGCTGGCGCAGGCGGTGAACCTGGCCGCCATCGGCCTCTTCGCCCTGGCTCTGGTGTGGTACGGGTTCGGCTTCTTCCGCGAGGCCAGCAACCTCTACATCATCTCGCCCAGCCTGCAGGTGACGCACCACTGGACGGCGGCCTCCGTGCCGGTGGCGGGCGCGATCCTGTGCCTGCACCTCGTCGACGGGATGGCGCTGCTGGAAGAGCGCGGCGCGATCAGCGCGGCAGCCGAGGAGGTCGAGGCGGCGGAGGCGGAGCTGGAGTTCGGCGACGGGCCGCCGACCGGTGCGGGCGAGCCGGACGACGCCGGCGCGCGCGAAGCCGGCACAGCGACCGCGCGGCGCATTGCGGAGGTCGCGGGATGA
- the dctP gene encoding TRAP transporter substrate-binding protein DctP, with protein sequence MLFLAGAMALGLAPGWMAPAEAASYTMTIAHLYPDDLANNETAPALKHFEQLVESATGGDIDVQIFGNGALGGEVEAAQQARAGKTVQSVMLGSGTQASFFRNYEMITSPFLFPDYRTAWTFFDSPWFARFMKPMVQESGLRYLGTLDDGGGFVAFANNKRLITKVEDLKGLRIRIEENQAHMTIMSALGASPTTLPWGELQTGLATGLVDGHFHAPGVNDIFKFSDVTDFTTWSGHVYNTITWSVSEAWFSQLPDDYKKIIVTSAREAVAMAHGIAAQITVIGWVNSCKKFEQCHILSDAEKQRMRDISQPLYREWLVKEFGEKASLYDDLRAEVSRIHNELNRSAVELYLD encoded by the coding sequence ATGCTGTTCCTGGCCGGAGCCATGGCGCTGGGGCTCGCTCCGGGCTGGATGGCTCCGGCGGAGGCCGCCAGCTATACGATGACGATTGCCCATCTCTATCCGGACGACCTTGCCAACAACGAGACCGCGCCGGCCCTCAAGCATTTCGAGCAACTGGTCGAGAGCGCCACGGGCGGCGACATCGACGTGCAGATCTTCGGCAACGGCGCGCTCGGCGGCGAAGTTGAGGCCGCCCAGCAGGCCCGCGCCGGCAAGACCGTCCAGTCGGTCATGCTGGGCTCCGGCACGCAGGCCTCCTTCTTCCGCAATTACGAGATGATCACCTCGCCGTTCCTGTTCCCCGACTACCGGACGGCCTGGACCTTCTTCGACAGCCCGTGGTTCGCCAGGTTCATGAAGCCGATGGTGCAGGAAAGCGGGTTGCGCTACCTCGGCACGCTGGACGATGGCGGCGGCTTCGTCGCCTTCGCCAACAACAAGCGGCTGATCACCAAGGTCGAGGACCTCAAGGGCCTGCGCATCCGCATCGAGGAAAACCAGGCGCACATGACGATCATGAGCGCGCTCGGCGCCTCGCCGACGACGCTGCCCTGGGGCGAGTTGCAGACCGGTCTGGCGACCGGCCTCGTCGACGGCCATTTCCATGCGCCCGGCGTCAACGACATCTTCAAGTTCTCGGACGTGACCGACTTCACCACCTGGAGCGGCCATGTCTACAACACCATCACCTGGAGCGTCAGCGAGGCCTGGTTCTCGCAGCTGCCCGACGACTACAAGAAGATCATCGTGACCTCGGCCCGCGAGGCGGTGGCGATGGCGCATGGCATCGCCGCGCAGATCACCGTCATCGGCTGGGTGAACTCCTGCAAGAAGTTCGAGCAGTGCCACATCCTCTCCGATGCCGAGAAGCAGCGAATGCGCGACATCTCGCAGCCTCTCTATCGCGAGTGGCTGGTGAAGGAGTTCGGGGAGAAGGCCTCGCTCTACGACGATCTGCGCGCCGAAGTCTCGCGCATCCATAACGAGCTGAACCGTTCCGCCGTCGAGCTTTATCTCGACTGA
- a CDS encoding acyl-CoA dehydrogenase family protein — protein sequence MDFSFTPEQEAFKEKVVRFAKDELNEGDLKQRDAECILSRDLWRKIAGFGILGLPFEKAYGGAEQDIITTVLAMEALGYGCRDNGLLFSMNGQMWTVQMPIAQFGTPEQKDKYLRGLIAGDLIGAHGITEAEAGSDVMSLGTTATRDGDHYVLNGAKVFCTNGPVADVFVIFATVDKSAGSLGLTGFIVDRDTPGLTISANRRKMGLRTSPMAWLTLEDCRVPVTARIGKEGQGGRIFNNSMEWERSSILANLVGAMEHQVEQCVAHANKRTQFRKPIGKFQSVSNRIVDMKLRHETSRLLLYKVAWLKKTKGSCPMEAALAKLYLSEAWVASCQNSVVIHGGYGYMADYEVERDFRDAVGSLLYSGTSDIQRTIAARALGL from the coding sequence ATGGACTTCAGCTTCACTCCCGAGCAGGAGGCCTTCAAGGAGAAGGTCGTCCGCTTCGCCAAGGACGAGCTCAACGAGGGCGACCTCAAGCAGCGCGATGCCGAGTGCATCCTGTCCCGCGACCTGTGGCGCAAGATCGCCGGCTTCGGCATCCTCGGCCTTCCCTTCGAGAAGGCCTATGGCGGCGCCGAACAGGACATCATCACCACGGTGCTGGCCATGGAGGCGCTCGGCTACGGCTGCCGCGACAACGGCCTGCTGTTCAGCATGAACGGCCAGATGTGGACCGTGCAGATGCCGATCGCCCAGTTCGGCACGCCGGAGCAGAAGGACAAGTACCTGCGCGGGCTGATTGCCGGCGACCTGATCGGCGCCCACGGCATCACCGAGGCCGAGGCCGGCTCCGACGTGATGAGCCTCGGCACCACCGCCACCCGCGACGGCGACCACTACGTGCTCAACGGCGCCAAGGTGTTCTGCACCAACGGACCCGTCGCGGATGTCTTCGTCATCTTCGCCACGGTCGACAAGAGCGCCGGCTCGCTCGGCCTCACCGGCTTCATCGTCGACCGCGACACGCCGGGCCTGACCATCAGCGCGAACCGCCGCAAGATGGGCCTGCGCACCTCGCCGATGGCCTGGCTGACGCTGGAGGACTGCCGCGTGCCGGTCACCGCGCGCATCGGCAAGGAGGGCCAGGGCGGGCGCATCTTCAACAACTCGATGGAGTGGGAGCGCAGTTCGATCCTGGCCAACCTGGTCGGCGCAATGGAACACCAGGTGGAGCAGTGCGTCGCCCACGCCAACAAGCGCACCCAGTTCCGCAAGCCGATCGGCAAGTTCCAGTCGGTGTCCAACCGCATCGTCGACATGAAGCTGCGGCACGAGACCTCGCGGCTGCTGCTCTACAAGGTCGCCTGGCTGAAGAAGACCAAGGGCAGCTGCCCGATGGAGGCCGCGCTCGCCAAGCTCTACTTGAGCGAGGCCTGGGTCGCCTCGTGCCAGAACTCGGTCGTGATCCATGGCGGCTACGGCTACATGGCCGACTACGAGGTGGAGCGCGACTTCCGCGACGCGGTCGGCAGCCTGCTCTATTCCGGCACGTCCGACATCCAGCGCACCATCGCCGCCCGCGCCCTCGGTCTGTAG
- a CDS encoding TRAP transporter large permease, protein MSASVAFIVLMFIGLPLGLVLTAAGMVGAYSIGGADFLGILADRFYSGVSGYVLIAVPYFIITAEIMNRAGLTERLIAFASSLFGRVPGALSHVNVTTCLLFAGLTGAAVTETAAIGRTLIPSMRKEGYSAAYCAAVTACSAIVGPIIPPSIIMIAYAATLRDTSILGLFAAGIVPGLMMGLAMLVVSGIISWRRGYAGHQRVMLSVIVSTGISALAAMGIPLVILGGVLTGLTTVTEASVIACIYALVLGGFAYRRLSRHDLWESLVSTVSFSGVVFLLLGASNVLGWFVTRSGIARHAAETIATMSDNPVVQILAVAALLIVIGMFIDVLPAIIIAVPVLAPALVELGFHPLHAGMVMLLALNLGNITPPVGLTLMTAARIANAPYESAVRESLPFAFAHVVIVVLCALFPAITLLVPRMFGVGM, encoded by the coding sequence ATGAGCGCCTCCGTCGCCTTCATCGTGCTGATGTTCATCGGCCTGCCGCTCGGCCTGGTGCTGACAGCCGCCGGCATGGTCGGCGCCTATTCCATCGGCGGGGCGGATTTCCTCGGCATTCTTGCCGACCGCTTCTATTCCGGCGTATCGGGCTACGTGCTGATCGCCGTGCCCTATTTCATCATCACCGCCGAGATCATGAACCGCGCCGGGCTGACCGAGCGGCTGATCGCCTTTGCCAGCTCGCTGTTCGGCCGGGTGCCGGGGGCGCTGTCGCATGTCAATGTCACCACCTGCCTGCTGTTCGCCGGGCTGACCGGCGCGGCGGTGACCGAGACGGCGGCCATCGGGCGCACGCTGATCCCCTCCATGCGCAAGGAGGGCTACAGCGCGGCTTATTGCGCTGCCGTTACAGCCTGTTCGGCCATCGTCGGGCCGATCATCCCGCCCAGCATCATCATGATCGCCTATGCGGCGACCCTGCGGGACACCTCGATCCTCGGCCTGTTCGCCGCCGGCATTGTGCCGGGGCTTATGATGGGCCTCGCCATGCTGGTGGTCAGCGGCATCATCTCGTGGCGGCGCGGCTATGCCGGCCACCAGCGGGTGATGCTCTCGGTGATCGTCTCCACCGGCATCAGCGCGCTGGCGGCGATGGGCATTCCGCTGGTCATTCTCGGCGGTGTGCTGACCGGCCTGACCACGGTGACCGAGGCCTCGGTGATCGCCTGCATCTATGCCCTGGTGCTCGGCGGCTTCGCCTATCGCCGGCTCAGCCGGCACGACCTGTGGGAATCGCTGGTCTCCACGGTCAGCTTCAGCGGCGTGGTGTTCCTGCTGCTCGGCGCGTCCAACGTGCTCGGCTGGTTCGTCACCCGCTCCGGCATCGCCCGTCATGCGGCCGAGACCATCGCCACCATGAGCGACAATCCGGTGGTGCAGATCCTGGCGGTCGCCGCGCTGCTCATCGTCATCGGCATGTTCATCGACGTGCTGCCGGCCATCATCATCGCCGTGCCGGTGCTGGCACCCGCCCTGGTCGAACTCGGCTTCCACCCGCTGCATGCGGGCATGGTGATGCTGCTGGCGCTCAACCTCGGCAACATCACGCCGCCGGTCGGCCTGACCCTGATGACCGCCGCGCGAATAGCCAACGCCCCATACGAAAGCGCGGTGCGCGAGTCGCTGCCCTTCGCCTTCGCCCATGTGGTGATCGTGGTGCTGTGCGCGCTGTTCCCGGCCATCACCCTCCTGGTGCCGCGCATGTTCGGCGTGGGCATGTAG